In Rhodothermales bacterium, the genomic stretch TTTTTGGGCGACGGTGTAGCCGGCTTCGGCGTCGAAGCGGAATTCATCCGAAAACCCCTGCGTACGGTTGTTGAAGCCAGCCTGGACGGCCGCGTAGGCCGGCGCCGGGTAAAAAGAATGACCGATTCCCAGGGAAAGCGTCTGGTTAAATTCCCCATCCCCGGTATACAGCCCGTTTGCATGCCCGGTATCGCCCAGGGGGATGCCCGCCATCAGGCTGGCGCTGGCCACGGTGTTGCCGATCTGGAAGAGTCCGATGCGGACACCGAGATCGGCGTCGGCGATGCGGGTGGTTTCGGCGCCCTCGAAGAACTCCGCGCCGGTTTCACGGCCGATCTGCCGGTTCAGCGTGAGCCGCTGGAGGAAGGGAAGGTAGGCGACTCCGGTGATGCGGTCTGAAAATCCGTGCTCGCCGTAGAGACTGAAGGTGTAGTCTGCCAGCGTGGGGATGGCGATGCGATTCCCGTTCGGCTCGTAGTAGCGGTTGGCGCGGACGAATCCGAAGCCGAATTTATAGTAGCCCTGTCCCCGTTTTTGTGTCCACGGGCCGGCCGAGGCGTCGCCAATCGAAAGGGATAGGAAAATAACGAGCAGGAGGAGACGTTGCAGGTGCATGGTTCTGCCAGCGAGATAAAGCGTGAACGCGTTCGAAGTCCTACAACCGCGCAAACCCGAAGGTCACGTTAAATGGTTTGCAGTGGATGATCACATAGTCGAAATCGGAGATGGTGGTGCCCGCAGGCAGCACGTACGTCTGCGCGCCGCGGGTCGACTGCAGCGCGCCCACTTCCAGGCTGCCGGCATTCACCGAACTGGCGGACGAGAGGTAGACGTACAAATCGGGGCCGTTGCTGCTCACAAAGGTATCGCCGAAGCGGAGTTGCAACCCGCCTTCTGGTCGTGGTTCCAGGAAGGCGGCCCCGGCTACATTGTATCCCGTGCCCGGCCGGGGCTGGAAGCTGCCACTGCGAGAGGGTGCCAGCACCGCGAGCTGCGCCGGCGCGCTCTCGACGCCATCGACCGTGGCCACGATGGCGACGGCGCCGGGCGCGATGCCAAGCACGTTTCCGGAAGCGTCGATCGTGGCGATGGCCGTGTCGGATGTGCGCCACTCGACCGTAAGGCCGGTGAGCGCCTCGTCGAGCACGTTAAACACCTGGGCCGTGAAGCGCAGTCCTCTTCCGACCGTCACGCTTGTATCGGCCTGATTAATACGCACCTCCGCCACTTCATTCGGATCGCCGACGACCGTCAGCAGCGCTTCGTCGCTCTGAATGCCATGCGCCGTGGCAACGATCCGCGCCTGCCCCGTTCCGACGCCCGTGGCGACCCCGTTTTCGCCGATGGTGGCCACGGTAACATCGGAAACCGTCCAGACGATCGGCGCCGAAACAGCCGCACCGGTGCTGTCGAAATAGGTAGCCTCATACGCGAGCGTCTCCCCGACTACGATGGCCTCTGTGACGGGGGTCAGGGCGATGTATGGGTCGGCGAACTCGATCGCCTCGTTGAGGAAGTCGGTGCCGATGCAGCCGGCCAGGAGGCATAGCGGCAACAGTGCTGATACCAACCAGCGGGGAATGTGACGTGTAGGCATGCGGCAATGTCGTAGGGTGAGACGACTCCAAGGTACGCAGCCCCTCCTTTTCGATGAATCACAAAAGCATAACATCGAGAGGGTTACGCGGGCATCGAAGGCACCGGAATCAGACCTGCTGTTCGTGAGCGTGGTCATGGCTGTCAATTGGAGTACATTCGAGGTTAATTGCGCGTCACACCACCCACGCGCCTGATCCATAACCTGTCGAAGCATCTGGCGCGATCGGCCCCTGGCTGAGCGAACGGGGGCTTTTACGCATTCGTGTGATCATATGCGACTCTTCTCCTTTGTCGCTGTCGTGTGGGTGTCTTCCACCACGATGACTCTCGAAGCTGCCGGGCAAGCGGCCCCGGGCGCACTCCCTCCTGGCGTGACCATGGCGATGGTCGAGCAAGGCGGCGCGCTGTTTCATGGGCGCGGCATGTGTGCCAACTGCCATGGGGAAGGCGCCACGGGGGTGCTGGGGCCGGATCTGACGGATGCGGACTGGCTCCAGGCGAAGGGCAGCTACCTCTCCATCATGCAGGTTGTGCTCACGGGCGTCTCGGAGGCG encodes the following:
- a CDS encoding DM13 domain-containing protein translates to MPTRHIPRWLVSALLPLCLLAGCIGTDFLNEAIEFADPYIALTPVTEAIVVGETLAYEATYFDSTGAAVSAPIVWTVSDVTVATIGENGVATGVGTGQARIVATAHGIQSDEALLTVVGDPNEVAEVRINQADTSVTVGRGLRFTAQVFNVLDEALTGLTVEWRTSDTAIATIDASGNVLGIAPGAVAIVATVDGVESAPAQLAVLAPSRSGSFQPRPGTGYNVAGAAFLEPRPEGGLQLRFGDTFVSSNGPDLYVYLSSASSVNAGSLEVGALQSTRGAQTYVLPAGTTISDFDYVIIHCKPFNVTFGFARL